The following are from one region of the Georgenia sp. M64 genome:
- a CDS encoding cation-translocating P-type ATPase produces MTRRNADDEDYVDDVNAARDDDDDDDDDDEDVDHIWQVGEIRLGVLSGVLLLAGFLLGRAGQEGWELGLSIAALVTGGATFVPETFEKLFKGKIGVGLLMTIGAAGATLLGQVEEAATLAFLYSLAEGLEEYSVAKTRKGLRALLDLVPREATVRRDGTELVVDPAELMVGDLMLVKPGERLATDGIIRTGRTALDTSAITGESMPVEAGPGDEVFAGAINGTGALEVEVTTTAENNSLARIVHIVESEQSRKGATQRLADKIAGPLVPGILIAAVLIAVLGAIFGDPDLWLQRALVMVVAASPCALAISVPVTVVASIGAASKHGVLVKGGAAMETLGKVRTIALDKTGTLTRNEPVVTDVAAAAGHTREEVLSLAAALEARSEHPLARAILAAADTVPAAEDVEAVTGAGLTGTVTGRALRLGRPGWVEPGTLAADITRMQQAGATAVLLEVDGAVVGAIAVRDELRPEAADVVADLRARGYTVAMLTGDNAITAKALAADAGITEVHADLRPEDKSRLVGQLRAAGRATAMVGDGVNDAPALATADLGVAMGAMGTDVAIETADVALMGDDLRLLPGAFAHARRTRRIILQNVVLSLVLIAILIPLAFAGVLGLAAVVLVHEIAEVFVIANGVRAGRSKDLRTLAAPTTTSPAAATPAAAHSGQGPAGTHPPAPRIP; encoded by the coding sequence ATGACCCGCCGGAACGCCGACGACGAGGACTACGTCGACGACGTCAACGCCGCCCGTGACGACGATGATGACGACGACGATGACGACGAGGACGTCGACCACATCTGGCAGGTCGGGGAGATCCGCCTCGGCGTGCTGTCCGGGGTGCTGCTGCTCGCCGGGTTCCTGCTGGGCCGGGCCGGCCAGGAGGGCTGGGAGCTCGGCCTGAGCATCGCCGCCCTGGTGACCGGCGGGGCGACGTTCGTGCCGGAGACGTTCGAGAAGCTGTTCAAGGGCAAGATCGGCGTCGGCCTGCTCATGACCATCGGCGCCGCCGGCGCCACCCTCCTTGGCCAGGTGGAGGAGGCCGCGACGCTGGCCTTCCTGTACTCCCTGGCCGAGGGCCTGGAGGAGTACTCAGTCGCCAAGACCCGCAAGGGCCTGCGCGCCCTGCTCGACCTGGTCCCGCGCGAGGCCACCGTCCGTCGCGACGGCACCGAGCTGGTGGTCGACCCCGCCGAGCTGATGGTCGGCGACCTGATGCTGGTCAAGCCCGGGGAGCGCCTCGCCACCGACGGCATCATCCGGACCGGCCGCACCGCCCTGGACACCTCCGCGATCACCGGGGAGTCCATGCCGGTCGAGGCCGGCCCCGGCGATGAAGTGTTCGCCGGCGCCATCAACGGCACCGGCGCCCTGGAGGTCGAGGTCACCACCACGGCCGAGAACAACTCCCTGGCCCGCATCGTCCACATCGTCGAGTCCGAGCAGTCCCGCAAGGGCGCCACCCAGCGCCTGGCGGACAAGATCGCGGGGCCCCTGGTGCCCGGCATCCTCATCGCGGCGGTCCTCATCGCCGTGCTCGGTGCCATCTTCGGCGACCCCGACCTGTGGCTGCAGCGGGCCCTGGTCATGGTCGTCGCCGCCTCCCCGTGCGCGCTGGCCATCTCCGTGCCCGTCACCGTCGTGGCCTCCATCGGCGCCGCCAGCAAGCACGGCGTCCTGGTCAAGGGCGGCGCTGCCATGGAGACCCTGGGCAAGGTCCGCACCATCGCCCTGGACAAGACCGGCACGCTGACCCGCAACGAACCGGTGGTCACCGACGTCGCCGCGGCCGCGGGCCACACCCGTGAGGAGGTGCTTTCCCTGGCCGCCGCCCTGGAGGCACGCAGCGAGCACCCACTCGCCCGCGCCATCCTCGCCGCGGCCGACACCGTGCCCGCCGCCGAGGACGTCGAGGCCGTCACCGGCGCCGGCCTGACCGGCACCGTCACCGGCCGGGCGCTGCGGCTGGGCCGCCCGGGCTGGGTCGAGCCCGGGACGCTGGCCGCGGACATCACCCGGATGCAGCAGGCCGGCGCCACCGCCGTGCTCCTCGAGGTCGATGGTGCCGTCGTGGGCGCGATCGCGGTGCGCGATGAGCTGCGGCCCGAGGCCGCCGACGTCGTCGCCGACCTGCGCGCGCGGGGCTACACCGTCGCGATGCTCACCGGCGACAACGCCATCACCGCCAAGGCCCTGGCGGCGGATGCCGGCATCACCGAGGTCCACGCCGACCTGCGCCCGGAGGACAAGTCCCGCCTGGTGGGCCAGCTCCGCGCCGCCGGCCGGGCCACCGCCATGGTCGGCGACGGCGTGAACGACGCCCCCGCCCTGGCCACCGCCGACCTGGGCGTGGCCATGGGCGCCATGGGGACCGACGTGGCCATCGAGACCGCCGACGTGGCCCTGATGGGCGACGACCTGCGGCTGCTGCCCGGTGCCTTCGCCCACGCCCGCCGCACCCGGCGGATCATCCTGCAGAACGTCGTGCTGTCCCTGGTGCTGATCGCCATCCTGATCCCGCTCGCCTTCGCCGGCGTGCTGGGCCTGGCCGCGGTGGTCCTCGTCCACGAGATCGCCGAGGTCTTCGTCATCGCCAACGGGGTGCGGGCCGGCCGCTCGAAGGACCTGCGCACCCTCGCCGCCCCGACGACGACGTCGCCGGCCGCTGCGACGCCCGCCGCCGCCCACAGCGGACAGGGGCCGGCGGGCACCCACCCGCCGGCCCCAAGAATCCCCTAA
- a CDS encoding metalloregulator ArsR/SmtB family transcription factor has product MTDVTGVVATTKPVDLAPAAALFHGLSDPTRLAILQHLTVGEHRVRDLTEHLGLAQSTVSAHLACLRDCGLVDSRPQGRASMFSLTTAPELLEVLATAEKLLAATGYVVALCPNYGIGTTGNPAPEDLKSHPAGESEQ; this is encoded by the coding sequence ATGACTGATGTGACTGGGGTAGTTGCTACCACCAAGCCAGTTGATCTGGCGCCGGCGGCCGCGCTCTTCCACGGCCTGTCGGACCCGACCCGGTTGGCGATCTTGCAGCACCTGACGGTGGGGGAGCACCGGGTGCGGGACCTGACCGAGCACCTGGGGCTGGCGCAGTCGACGGTGAGCGCGCACCTGGCGTGCCTGCGCGACTGCGGCCTGGTGGACTCCCGCCCGCAGGGGAGGGCCTCGATGTTCTCCCTGACCACCGCCCCGGAGCTGCTCGAGGTGCTCGCGACCGCGGAGAAGCTGCTCGCCGCCACGGGGTACGTCGTCGCGCTGTGCCCCAACTACGGCATCGGCACCACCGGGAACCCGGCCCCGGAGGACCTGAAGTCCCACCCCGCGGGGGAGAGTGAGCAGTGA
- a CDS encoding class I SAM-dependent methyltransferase: MNKVETAVVNSPPRRWLQRLYETRALLRIGGRLLPGTRALEIGCGSGYGSQLVMDHFGAATLDAVDLDPAMIERAGKRLATYGGRVRLAQGSATDLLAALDAEDGSYGAVFDFGIVHHIPDWRAAIAEVVRVLAPGGRFYFDEVTAHALARPSYRRLFDHPIEDRFTAQQFLDELTRRGLVVVGSTTRIRGDYLLGVAAKTVPARV, encoded by the coding sequence ATGAACAAGGTCGAGACCGCTGTGGTGAACTCACCACCCCGGCGGTGGCTGCAGCGCCTCTACGAGACACGGGCGCTGTTGCGGATCGGCGGCCGGTTGCTCCCCGGGACGCGCGCGCTGGAGATCGGGTGCGGCTCCGGATACGGCTCGCAGCTCGTCATGGACCACTTCGGCGCCGCCACCTTGGACGCCGTGGACCTCGACCCGGCGATGATCGAGCGCGCGGGGAAGCGTCTCGCTACTTACGGCGGCCGGGTGCGGCTCGCGCAGGGCAGTGCCACCGATCTGCTGGCGGCGCTGGATGCCGAGGACGGCAGCTATGGCGCTGTGTTCGACTTCGGGATCGTCCACCACATCCCGGATTGGCGGGCCGCGATCGCCGAGGTCGTCAGGGTGCTGGCGCCGGGCGGGCGGTTCTACTTCGACGAGGTCACCGCCCATGCCCTCGCGCGGCCCAGCTACCGGCGGCTGTTCGACCACCCGATCGAGGACCGATTCACGGCCCAGCAGTTCCTCGATGAACTGACGCGCCGTGGGCTCGTTGTCGTCGGATCGACTACCCGGATTCGCGGCGACTACCTGCTCGGTGTGGCCGCCAAGACCGTCCCGGCCCGGGTGTGA
- a CDS encoding TlpA disulfide reductase family protein, which translates to MRSFPKPTGLGRPTAVSASRPITRRTLLGGLGAGAALLALGACAPGGAQESSAGAGYVAGDGSFATWAPGERGEPITLVGTTYGGEELDLADWRGNVVVVNFWYAACPPCRAEAPDLVAISEDYAAQGVQLLGVNPRDDVGTAQAFERSFEIPYPSLHDEGARAVAAFEGLVPLQAMPSTVVLDRQGRVAARILGQFDPTILRGLIDDALAEEA; encoded by the coding sequence GTGCGATCGTTCCCGAAGCCCACCGGCCTAGGAAGACCAACTGCTGTCTCGGCATCCCGGCCGATCACCCGCCGGACGCTGCTGGGCGGTCTGGGTGCGGGGGCAGCGCTGCTGGCGCTGGGCGCCTGCGCGCCGGGGGGCGCGCAGGAGAGCTCGGCCGGCGCGGGGTATGTCGCTGGGGACGGCTCCTTCGCCACCTGGGCGCCGGGCGAGCGGGGCGAACCCATCACCCTGGTCGGGACCACGTACGGCGGGGAGGAGCTCGACCTGGCCGACTGGCGCGGCAACGTGGTCGTCGTGAACTTCTGGTACGCCGCCTGCCCGCCCTGCCGGGCGGAGGCGCCGGACCTCGTGGCCATCTCCGAGGACTACGCCGCCCAGGGGGTGCAGCTGCTCGGGGTCAACCCGCGCGACGACGTCGGCACCGCCCAGGCGTTCGAGCGCTCCTTCGAGATCCCCTACCCCTCACTGCACGATGAGGGGGCGCGCGCCGTCGCCGCGTTCGAGGGGCTCGTGCCGTTGCAGGCCATGCCGTCCACGGTCGTGCTCGACCGCCAGGGGCGGGTGGCCGCCCGCATCCTCGGCCAGTTCGACCCCACCATCCTGCGCGGACTGATCGACGACGCGCTCGCCGAGGAGGCCTGA
- a CDS encoding cytochrome c biogenesis protein CcdA, translated as MDQIGQVFSDAVLTGPMLAALPVAAIAGFVSFASPCVLPLLPGYVGYLGGMAGATATGGPTAPPSTGRARRLGRLGGNARLLAGVMLFVAGFTAVFVLLGVVFAWAGILLAPWLDVVMRVLGVFVIVMGLAFLGRLPLLQRERRVHALPRQGLWGAPLLGVVFGLGWAPCMGPTLAAVLTLSFGEADPLRGAVLVLAYSLGLGVPFVVLATLFSRSTRVLGFLRRHRLTIQRLGGALLVLLGIAMVTGLWGLLAGYLQGLVANFQTVV; from the coding sequence GTGGACCAGATTGGCCAGGTGTTCTCCGACGCGGTGCTGACCGGGCCGATGCTCGCGGCCCTGCCGGTGGCCGCGATCGCGGGCTTCGTCTCCTTCGCCTCCCCGTGCGTGCTGCCGCTGCTGCCCGGCTACGTCGGCTACCTCGGCGGCATGGCCGGCGCGACGGCCACCGGCGGGCCGACGGCCCCGCCGTCCACTGGGCGCGCGCGGCGCCTCGGGCGGCTCGGTGGCAACGCCCGGCTGCTGGCCGGCGTGATGCTGTTCGTGGCCGGCTTCACCGCGGTGTTCGTGCTGCTCGGCGTGGTGTTCGCCTGGGCGGGCATCCTGCTGGCGCCCTGGCTCGATGTGGTCATGCGCGTCCTGGGCGTCTTCGTGATCGTCATGGGCCTGGCGTTCCTGGGGCGCCTGCCGCTGCTGCAGCGCGAGCGCCGGGTGCACGCGCTGCCGCGCCAGGGCCTGTGGGGCGCCCCCCTCCTTGGCGTGGTCTTCGGGCTGGGCTGGGCCCCGTGCATGGGCCCCACCCTGGCGGCCGTGCTCACCTTGTCCTTCGGGGAGGCCGACCCCCTCCGCGGGGCCGTCCTCGTGCTGGCCTACAGCCTCGGACTCGGGGTGCCGTTCGTGGTCCTGGCGACGCTGTTCTCCCGCTCGACACGGGTGCTCGGCTTCCTGCGCCGGCACCGGCTGACCATCCAGCGCCTCGGCGGCGCCCTGCTGGTACTTCTCGGGATCGCCATGGTCACTGGGCTGTGGGGCCTGCTCGCCGGGTACCTGCAGGGCCTGGTCGCCAACTTCCAGACGGTGGTGTGA
- a CDS encoding cytochrome c biogenesis protein ResB encodes MSTDVTNLSSKAGQGQDGHQDAVQPEGARLSLGGWLRWVWRQLTSMRVALLLLLLLAVAALPGSLFPQEPQDPTAVDDYFTNNPRLAPWLERLGFFDVYSSPWFAAVYLLLFTSLIGCILPRIRVHWRALRAQPPRVPRRFDRFPAREERVVTEPRAVVQDTVMAALKGRYRAVVSGDGISAERGYLRESGNIVFHLSLIGILVSLAAGQLYSYRGQAVVIEGESFANSVVDYDSFDPGTFFDASSLEPFTFTLESFESEFTVDTQARDFAAKVRVTEPDGTSRPEVIKVNEPMHAGGANVYLMGNGFAPKITVRDGAGQVAFSGPVPFLPQDAVYTSKGVIKVPDVTGGQEQLGLTGAFLPTAAMAPDGSGAYSVHPQPTAPLMVLTLWAGDLGLDDGIPQNVYVLDTDDMRQVYEEAEDGSPGSADGGQRPVTLFLTPGQSIELPEGLGTVTFEALPRFVALDLRYDPTLPFLLVSSIAALVGLFASLFVPRRRLWVRLADSRGGGTAVSAAALARGDDPGLARDLARVLSAAGTVRDTSGEPRRRDPVAQPSQEIANDMPAGTSPAREGQ; translated from the coding sequence GTGAGCACCGATGTGACGAATCTGTCCTCCAAGGCCGGACAGGGCCAGGACGGCCACCAGGATGCCGTCCAGCCCGAGGGGGCCAGGCTCAGCCTCGGGGGCTGGCTGCGCTGGGTCTGGCGGCAGCTGACCAGCATGCGGGTGGCCCTGCTGCTCCTGCTGCTCCTGGCGGTCGCGGCGTTACCGGGATCCCTGTTCCCCCAAGAGCCGCAGGACCCGACGGCGGTCGATGACTACTTCACGAACAATCCCCGGCTCGCGCCGTGGCTGGAGCGGCTTGGGTTCTTCGACGTCTACAGCTCCCCGTGGTTCGCCGCCGTCTACCTGCTGCTCTTCACGTCGCTGATCGGCTGCATCCTCCCGCGCATCCGGGTGCACTGGCGGGCGCTGCGCGCCCAGCCCCCGCGCGTGCCCCGGCGCTTCGACCGGTTCCCGGCGCGGGAGGAACGGGTGGTGACCGAGCCCCGCGCCGTGGTGCAGGACACCGTCATGGCCGCGCTGAAGGGTCGCTACCGGGCGGTCGTCTCCGGCGACGGGATCAGCGCCGAGCGGGGCTACCTGCGCGAGAGCGGCAACATCGTCTTCCATCTGTCCCTGATCGGGATCCTGGTTTCCCTGGCGGCCGGGCAGCTCTACAGCTACCGCGGGCAGGCGGTGGTCATCGAGGGCGAATCCTTCGCCAACTCGGTCGTCGACTACGACTCCTTCGACCCGGGCACCTTCTTCGACGCCAGCTCGCTCGAGCCCTTCACCTTCACCCTGGAGAGTTTCGAGTCCGAGTTCACCGTCGACACCCAGGCCCGCGACTTCGCCGCGAAGGTCCGCGTCACCGAGCCCGACGGCACCAGCCGCCCCGAGGTGATCAAGGTCAACGAACCCATGCACGCCGGCGGCGCGAACGTGTACCTGATGGGCAACGGCTTCGCCCCGAAGATCACGGTGCGCGACGGGGCCGGGCAGGTGGCCTTCTCCGGGCCGGTGCCCTTCTTGCCGCAGGACGCCGTGTACACCTCCAAGGGCGTGATCAAGGTCCCCGACGTCACCGGCGGGCAAGAACAGCTCGGTCTGACCGGGGCGTTCCTGCCGACGGCCGCGATGGCCCCCGACGGCTCGGGGGCGTACTCGGTCCACCCCCAGCCCACCGCCCCGCTCATGGTGCTGACGTTGTGGGCCGGGGACCTGGGCCTGGACGACGGCATCCCGCAGAACGTCTACGTCCTCGACACCGACGACATGCGCCAGGTCTACGAGGAAGCCGAGGACGGCTCACCGGGCTCGGCCGACGGCGGGCAGCGGCCGGTGACGCTCTTCCTCACCCCCGGCCAGAGCATCGAGCTGCCCGAGGGGCTGGGGACCGTGACGTTCGAGGCCCTCCCCCGCTTCGTCGCCCTGGATCTGCGCTACGACCCCACGCTGCCGTTCCTCCTGGTCTCCTCGATCGCCGCCCTGGTGGGCCTGTTCGCCTCGCTCTTCGTCCCGCGCCGGCGCCTGTGGGTCAGACTGGCCGACAGCCGCGGCGGGGGCACCGCGGTCTCCGCCGCGGCCCTGGCCCGCGGGGACGACCCCGGGCTGGCGCGCGACCTCGCCCGCGTGCTCTCCGCAGCCGGCACGGTCCGCGACACCTCGGGTGAACCGCGCAGGCGTGACCCCGTCGCCCAACCATCACAAGAAATCGCCAACGACATGCCGGCCGGGACCAGCCCGGCCCGGGAAGGACAGTGA
- the ccsB gene encoding c-type cytochrome biogenesis protein CcsB translates to MPESPLGQVSLLLVYGAMAAYLVAFVAFAVDLSGLRDRGPAQRRRRAAGIAMATTWLGFALHLLGVVTRAAAAGRVPWANMYEFSILFTLVAMVIFLALQRGRDMRFLGAFVLGPVLLMLGIAVSVLYVRADGLQPALQTYWLVIHVSVATLAVGVFSIGATLSIIQLVQERAELRRAHTTTSASAPAAASGAATATLTQQNEETKARGLWGRLLDVAPSSVEFERLAFRLNAVGFMMWTFTLIAGAIWAEHAWGRPWGWDAKEVWSFVIWVVYAAYLHARATRGWEGRRSAYLSITGFAAILANYFLVNLVFNSLHSYSGIG, encoded by the coding sequence ATGCCCGAAAGCCCCCTCGGCCAGGTCAGTCTCCTGCTGGTCTACGGCGCGATGGCCGCCTACCTCGTCGCCTTCGTCGCCTTCGCGGTCGACCTGTCCGGTCTGCGTGACCGCGGTCCCGCCCAGCGTCGCCGCCGGGCCGCCGGTATCGCGATGGCGACCACCTGGCTCGGGTTCGCCCTGCACCTGCTCGGCGTGGTCACCCGCGCCGCGGCGGCCGGGCGGGTGCCGTGGGCGAACATGTACGAGTTCTCGATCCTGTTCACCCTTGTGGCGATGGTGATCTTCCTGGCCCTGCAACGGGGCCGGGACATGCGATTTCTCGGCGCGTTCGTCCTGGGGCCCGTGTTGCTCATGCTCGGCATCGCCGTGTCCGTGCTCTATGTGCGCGCCGACGGCCTGCAGCCCGCGCTGCAGACGTACTGGCTGGTCATCCACGTGTCCGTCGCGACCCTCGCCGTCGGCGTCTTCTCCATCGGCGCGACCCTGTCCATCATCCAGCTCGTCCAAGAACGCGCCGAGCTGCGCCGGGCCCACACGACAACCAGCGCCTCCGCCCCGGCAGCCGCATCCGGCGCCGCAACGGCCACGCTGACCCAACAGAACGAAGAAACCAAGGCGCGGGGACTGTGGGGCCGGCTGCTCGACGTGGCGCCCTCCTCGGTCGAGTTCGAACGGCTCGCCTTCCGCCTCAACGCCGTCGGCTTCATGATGTGGACCTTCACCCTCATCGCCGGCGCCATCTGGGCCGAGCACGCCTGGGGCCGCCCCTGGGGCTGGGACGCCAAGGAGGTCTGGTCCTTCGTCATCTGGGTCGTCTACGCCGCCTATCTGCACGCCCGCGCCACCCGCGGCTGGGAAGGACGCCGCTCCGCCTACCTCTCCATCACCGGATTCGCCGCCATCCTGGCGAACTACTTCCTCGTGAACCTTGTCTTCAACAGCCTGCACTCCTACAGCGGCATCGGCTGA
- a CDS encoding CueP family metal-binding protein: MKRLPLAAAALTLVLAGCSASADSTPAAGAGAEAGLLAAHDLAGMDATEIIDHLDRLGGADRPADLMASVRPDELLLSDGEQELVLAMPADRFYLSVAPYVDQTHECFYHSLTTCQGELTEENVQVRIIDDATGAVLVDEQSTTFDNGFVGYWLPRDVDGTIEVSHAGLTGTADFTTTDEGATCITSLQLA, encoded by the coding sequence GTGAAACGACTGCCGCTCGCAGCCGCGGCACTGACGCTGGTCCTCGCCGGCTGCAGCGCATCGGCTGACTCGACTCCGGCCGCTGGGGCGGGCGCCGAGGCTGGTCTCCTCGCCGCGCACGACCTGGCCGGTATGGACGCCACGGAGATCATCGACCACCTGGACCGGCTCGGAGGCGCCGACCGACCCGCAGACCTCATGGCCTCCGTACGCCCTGACGAGCTGCTGCTCTCCGACGGCGAGCAGGAACTGGTCCTGGCGATGCCCGCGGACCGCTTCTACCTGTCGGTTGCGCCCTACGTGGACCAGACGCATGAGTGCTTCTACCACAGCCTGACCACCTGCCAGGGCGAGCTGACCGAGGAGAACGTCCAGGTGCGGATCATCGACGACGCGACCGGTGCGGTGCTGGTCGACGAGCAGTCGACGACCTTCGACAACGGCTTCGTCGGCTACTGGCTCCCCCGCGACGTCGACGGCACCATCGAGGTCAGCCACGCCGGACTCACCGGCACAGCGGACTTCACCACCACCGACGAGGGCGCCACCTGCATAACGTCCCTCCAACTCGCCTAG
- a CDS encoding class I SAM-dependent methyltransferase: MKGKTSGGDVLELGAGSGDMAAALLQRSPGVRLTLTDIDERMVATARNRFSKSPRSRVEQADSTALPFEDSSFDFVLSFLMLHHVVRWQAAVAEAARVLKPGGMLIGYDLTASPAPRPCGWRTRGPSCFTSLTDHPTNWCHLPNLLPQHAT; the protein is encoded by the coding sequence TTGAAGGGCAAGACGTCAGGCGGCGACGTGCTCGAGCTGGGGGCTGGCAGCGGAGATATGGCAGCAGCCCTGCTGCAGCGGTCGCCCGGGGTTCGCTTGACGCTGACCGACATCGACGAGCGCATGGTCGCCACGGCGCGCAATCGCTTCTCCAAAAGCCCGCGCTCGAGGGTGGAGCAGGCGGACTCAACGGCACTTCCCTTCGAGGACTCGTCATTCGACTTCGTGCTCAGCTTCTTGATGCTCCATCACGTCGTGCGCTGGCAGGCCGCGGTAGCCGAAGCGGCTCGGGTGCTGAAGCCAGGCGGCATGCTGATCGGCTATGACCTGACGGCCTCGCCGGCGCCCCGGCCGTGCGGGTGGAGGACCCGAGGGCCAAGTTGCTTCACCTCCTTGACCGATCACCCCACCAACTGGTGCCACCTGCCGAACTTGCTTCCACAGCACGCCACGTAG
- a CDS encoding IS256 family transposase encodes MAKNQSALLALLDTLLHAEEGEVMRRLLGSALQDLIDAEASAHIGAQPHERTPERTTRRNGTREKLVSTATGDITVKIPKTRTGSFFPSLLAPRRRVDRALHAVICEAYVHGVSTRKVDDLVTALGIESGISKSEVSRICAALDEEVATWRDRPLDHTWFPYVFLDATHCKVRIGGRVVTQAVVIATGVTIDGRREILGHAVGDSETEAFWAEFLRSLRDRGLAVTTEASPAGVQLVISDAHRGLTNAIATVLPGAAWQRCRVHFMRNVLARVTRGNAEMVAATIRTIFAQPGAKAVREQVDAVADMLAGRFPAVADMLLGAKADITAFADFPEAHWTKIWSNNPIERLNREVKRRTDVVGIFPNVPALDRLVGAVLIEAHDEWQAADRRYLSEASMTKLHPTAPTAITTGRHTDEEVDAPALKTA; translated from the coding sequence ATGGCCAAGAACCAGTCTGCCCTGCTTGCCCTGCTCGACACACTTCTGCACGCCGAGGAGGGTGAGGTGATGCGCCGGCTGCTCGGCTCGGCGCTGCAGGACCTGATCGACGCCGAGGCGAGCGCGCACATCGGCGCCCAGCCGCACGAGCGCACGCCAGAGCGCACGACCCGGCGCAACGGCACCCGCGAGAAGCTCGTCTCGACCGCGACCGGGGACATCACGGTGAAGATCCCCAAGACCCGCACCGGGTCGTTCTTCCCCTCCCTGCTCGCCCCGCGCCGGCGGGTCGACCGGGCCCTGCACGCGGTGATCTGCGAGGCCTACGTCCACGGGGTGAGCACGAGGAAGGTCGACGACCTCGTCACCGCCCTGGGCATCGAGTCCGGGATCTCCAAGTCCGAGGTCTCGAGGATCTGCGCCGCCCTGGACGAGGAGGTGGCCACCTGGCGGGACCGGCCGTTGGACCACACCTGGTTCCCCTACGTCTTCCTCGACGCCACGCACTGCAAGGTCAGGATCGGCGGGCGGGTGGTCACCCAGGCGGTGGTCATCGCCACCGGGGTCACGATCGACGGGCGCCGGGAGATCCTCGGCCACGCGGTCGGTGACAGCGAGACCGAGGCGTTCTGGGCCGAGTTCCTCCGCTCCCTGCGCGACCGGGGCCTGGCCGTGACCACCGAGGCCTCCCCGGCCGGGGTCCAGCTCGTCATCTCCGACGCCCACCGCGGCCTGACGAACGCGATCGCCACCGTGCTGCCCGGAGCCGCGTGGCAGCGGTGCCGGGTCCACTTCATGCGCAACGTGCTGGCCAGGGTCACCCGGGGCAACGCCGAGATGGTCGCCGCGACCATCCGCACCATCTTCGCCCAGCCCGGCGCGAAGGCGGTGCGCGAGCAGGTCGACGCCGTCGCCGACATGCTCGCCGGCCGCTTCCCCGCCGTGGCGGACATGCTCCTCGGCGCCAAGGCCGACATCACCGCCTTCGCCGACTTCCCCGAGGCCCATTGGACCAAGATCTGGTCCAACAACCCCATCGAACGGCTCAACCGCGAGGTCAAGCGCCGCACCGACGTCGTCGGGATCTTCCCCAACGTCCCCGCCCTGGACCGCCTCGTCGGCGCGGTCCTGATCGAGGCCCACGACGAGTGGCAGGCCGCCGACCGCCGCTACCTCTCCGAGGCCTCCATGACCAAGCTGCACCCGACCGCACCCACCGCGATCACCACCGGCCGACACACCGACGAGGAGGTCGACGCGCCCGCCCTGAAGACGGCATAG